One genomic region from Jiangella sp. DSM 45060 encodes:
- the dnaN gene encoding DNA polymerase III subunit beta, producing the protein MKFRLDRDVLAEAVAWTARTLPNRPTVPVLAGLRIDASDTQVTFSSFDYEVSGRVSVDADVADGGTVLVSGRLLADIARSLPNKPVDLNADGAKVTITCGSARFTLLTLPVEEYPDLPSMPDASGTVDGAVLAEAVSQVAVAAGRDDMLPTLTGIRIEIEGETVTLGATDRYRLAVREFTWNPGSPDISAVALVPARTLVDAAKTLGPAGEVTLALGTGTQDSLLGLAAGGRHTTSRLIDGEWVPNYRRLFPAETATVARVEISALVESVKRVALVAERNTPVRLAFDEGQVVLEAGSGEDAQASEALPAEVQGPAIATGFNPTYLLDGLQALGTPFAHLSFTDTPLKPVVIQGVDSAEAEPTGGYRYLAMPIRLSG; encoded by the coding sequence GTGAAGTTCCGGCTCGATCGCGATGTACTGGCAGAGGCGGTGGCCTGGACGGCCCGCACCCTGCCCAACCGGCCGACGGTGCCGGTCCTGGCCGGCCTGCGCATCGACGCGTCCGACACCCAGGTGACGTTCTCGTCGTTCGACTACGAGGTGTCCGGGCGCGTGTCCGTCGACGCCGACGTCGCCGACGGTGGCACCGTTCTGGTCTCCGGCCGGCTGCTGGCCGACATCGCCCGGTCACTGCCGAACAAGCCGGTCGATCTCAACGCCGACGGCGCCAAGGTCACCATCACGTGTGGCAGCGCCCGGTTCACGCTGCTGACGCTGCCGGTCGAGGAGTACCCCGACCTCCCCTCCATGCCCGACGCCTCGGGCACCGTCGACGGCGCCGTCCTCGCCGAGGCGGTCAGCCAGGTGGCGGTCGCCGCCGGCCGCGACGACATGCTGCCCACGCTCACCGGCATCCGCATCGAGATCGAGGGCGAGACCGTCACCCTCGGCGCCACCGACCGGTACCGGCTGGCGGTCCGCGAGTTCACCTGGAACCCCGGCTCCCCCGACATCTCCGCGGTCGCGTTGGTACCGGCCCGCACGCTGGTCGACGCCGCCAAGACGCTCGGCCCGGCCGGCGAGGTCACGCTCGCGCTCGGCACCGGCACGCAAGACAGCCTGCTCGGCCTGGCCGCCGGCGGACGGCACACCACCAGCCGGCTCATCGACGGCGAGTGGGTGCCCAATTACCGCCGGCTGTTCCCGGCCGAGACCGCCACGGTCGCGCGGGTCGAGATCTCCGCGCTGGTCGAGTCGGTGAAGCGGGTCGCGCTGGTGGCCGAGCGCAACACCCCGGTCCGGCTCGCGTTCGACGAAGGCCAGGTCGTGCTCGAGGCCGGCAGCGGCGAGGACGCGCAGGCCTCCGAGGCGCTGCCCGCCGAGGTCCAGGGCCCGGCCATCGCCACCGGCTTCAACCCGACGTACCTCCTCGACGGGCTGCAGGCGCTCGGAACCCCGTTCGCCCACCTGTCCTTCACCGACACCCCGCTGAAGCCGGTGGTCATCCAGGGTGTCGACAGCGCCGAGGCCGAGCCCACCGGCGGCTACCGGTACCTCGCCATGCCCATCCGGCTGTCGGGCTGA
- the gnd gene encoding phosphogluconate dehydrogenase (NAD(+)-dependent, decarboxylating) — protein sequence MELGLVGLGRMGGNMRERLRRAGHTVVGFDRNPEVSDVGSLKELVERLSAPRAVWVMVPAGEATRATVQELGELLDAGDLVIDGGNSKFTDDREHADILAGHGVGYVDCGVSGGIWGLDVGYGLMAGGDKQHVERLMPIFDALRPEGPRDEGFVHAGGVGAGHYAKMVHNGIEYGLMQAYGEGYELLAASGVVDDIHGTLKAWSRGTVVRSWLLDLLVRALEQDPALAEIEGYVEDSGEGRWTVEESIRNSVPAPVITAALFARFESRQDDSPAMKAVAALRNQFGGHAVKAAEAGPTSGTGDTRA from the coding sequence ATGGAGCTGGGCCTGGTCGGCCTCGGTCGTATGGGCGGCAACATGCGCGAGCGGCTGCGGCGCGCCGGCCACACAGTGGTGGGCTTCGACCGCAACCCCGAGGTCAGCGATGTCGGCAGCCTGAAAGAGCTGGTCGAGCGGCTGTCGGCGCCCCGCGCGGTGTGGGTCATGGTGCCGGCCGGCGAGGCGACTCGCGCCACCGTCCAGGAGTTGGGCGAGCTGCTCGACGCCGGCGACCTCGTCATCGACGGCGGCAACTCCAAGTTCACCGACGACCGCGAGCACGCCGACATCCTGGCCGGTCACGGCGTCGGCTACGTCGACTGCGGGGTGTCCGGCGGCATCTGGGGCCTCGACGTCGGCTACGGGCTGATGGCCGGCGGCGACAAACAGCACGTCGAGCGCCTCATGCCGATCTTCGACGCGCTGCGCCCCGAGGGCCCGCGCGACGAGGGCTTCGTCCACGCCGGCGGCGTCGGCGCAGGTCACTACGCCAAGATGGTGCACAACGGCATCGAGTACGGCCTCATGCAGGCCTACGGCGAGGGCTACGAGCTGCTCGCGGCCTCCGGTGTCGTCGACGACATCCACGGCACGCTCAAGGCGTGGTCGCGCGGCACCGTCGTGCGCTCCTGGCTGCTCGACCTCCTGGTCCGGGCGCTCGAGCAGGACCCCGCGCTGGCCGAGATCGAGGGCTACGTCGAAGACTCCGGCGAGGGCCGCTGGACGGTCGAGGAGTCCATCCGCAACTCCGTGCCGGCGCCGGTCATCACGGCCGCGCTGTTCGCCCGGTTCGAGTCCCGGCAGGACGACTCCCCGGCCATGAAGGCGGTGGCCGCGCTGCGCAACCAGTTCGGCGGCCACGCGGTCAAGGCGGCCGAGGCCGGGCCGACGTCCGGGACCGGCGACACCCGGGCCTGA